CCCGCTTGAGCAAATCTTCTGGCATACCTGCGATTTTGGCCACATGGATACCGTAAGACTTGTCGGCAGGACCTGGCGCAATCTTGTGAAGGAAGGTCACCTGACCATTTTGCTCCAAGGTCGACACATGGACATTCTCCAAGTGCTCCAAGGTCTGTCCTAGCTCGGTCAATTCATGGTAATGGGTCGCAAATAAGGTCTTAGCACCAATCTTGTCGTGGATATACTCAATAATGGACTGGGCCAGAGCCATACCGTCGTAAGTCGCTGTCCCACGCCCCAACTCGTCAAAGAGAATGAGCGAGCGGTCTGTCGCCAAACGCACGGCCTTGTTGGCCTCCATCATTTCTACCATGAAGGTCGACTGCCCACTGACCAAATCATCCGCCGCACCAATCCGAGTGAAAATCGCATCAAAAATTGGCAATTCCGCCTGATCAGCCGGCACATAGGAACCCATCTGCGCCATGATAACAATCATAGCTAGCTGGCGCATATAGGTCGATTTACCAGACATGTTGGGCCCCGTAATCAGCTGCATGTGAGTTTCCGCATCCAGATGGATTGAGTTGGGAATATAGGTCTGCTTACCCATAACCTTTTCCACTACGGCATGGCGACCTCGGTCAATGGTCAATTCGCGGTGCTCCGTAAAGGTCGGACAAACCAAGCGCTCTTGCTCCGCCACAACCGCAAAAGACTGCAGGACATCAATAGTCGCAATGGTACGAGCCAATTTCTGCAGGCGACCGATGTATTTCTCCACTTCTTGACGGATGCGCATAAAAATCTCGTACTCCAGATTGGCTGATTTGTCACGCGCCTCCAGCATCTGACCTTCGATTTTGGATAATTCTTCCGTCCCATAGCGCTCCGAATTTTTCAGCGTCGCCTTACGGAAAAAATGAGCTGGCACATTGCCCAGATTGGAATTGGTCACATGGAAATAGTAACCGTCTTTTTTATTGTAATCAATCTTGAGATTATTTATACCAGATGCCGTCCGCTCCTTGGCCTCAATTTCCGCAATCCAGCCCGCACCCTCACGCATGACCAGACGATACTGATCCAGCTTTTCATCAAAGCCCGTCTTGATGATATTGCCATCGGTAATCGGTCCATTGGCCTCTGGGTCAATAGCATAGCTAATCAGCGCATGAAGTTCTGGGATGGGATCCAGCCCCTGAACCAAGCTAGCCATAGCAGGCTCTCCCATCTGCGACAAGATATTTTTGATAGCCGGCACATTTCCCAAGGTCTGAGAAAGTTGCAAGAGATCCTTGGGCAAGGTTTTCCCGAAGGATACTCGGCTGGCCAAGCGCTCAATATCATAGACCCCTTTCAGCGCCTCAATCAAGTCGCTACGCTCAAAGAAATAATCCAAAAAGACCTGCACAACTGCCTGCCGCGCCTCAATTCGCCCCTGATCAATCAAAGGACGGTCAATCCAAGTCCGCAAGAGCCGCATCCCCATAGCCGTCTTGGTCTCATCCATGAGCCAGTAAAGACTGCCATGCTTTTTGCCAGTTCGCCCATTTTCCAGCAAATCCAGACTGGACTTGGTCGCATAATCCATCTGCAAATAATCCTTGATTTCATAGTGGACTACCTTTTGCAAATGCGCCAAATCTCGCATCTGGGTCCTATGCAAATAAGACAACAATTTCCCTGCCGCAGCCTTCTCCAAGTCCGTCAAGGATTGGTCAATCAGATGAACATCATCTGCAACCTCATCCTCAAAAGACAGGAGCAGATTCATCTGATTGGCAAACACCTGCTCTTCCTCTTCAGAAAGGGTAAAGCCGATGACAACTTCACGCGCCCGCAGATTGCGTATTTCTCCGCAGAGACTAGCAAAATCATCCAAACTAGTCACGAAAAATTGTCCGGTTGCCACGTCCATATAAGACAGGGCAAAATGAGCCCCGCTGCGCTCAATGGCAACCAAGAAATTGCTGTCGGCTCCCATTTTCGAGGAATCCGTCACCGTCCCCGGAGTGATGACCTGAACTACTTCACGCTTGACCACACCGACAGCCTGCTTAGGATCCTCCATCTGCTCAGCAATGGCGACCTTATGCCCCAGCTCCACCAACATGTCAATATATTGCTGGGCTGCATGATAAGGCACACCGGCCATGGGAATAGGATTGTCCGCATTCTTATTGCGACTAGTCAGAGACAGCTCCAAAATCTGAGCCGCCTCGACCGCATCTTCATAAAATAACTCGTAAAAGTCTCCCATACGGAAAAGCAAAAAAGCATCTGGATATTGTGCCTTAATATCCAGATACTGCTGCATTCCTGGAGAAATTTTTTCTGTTGCCATAGTCTCTCACATTCTATACTAAATAAGAGTTAATCTCTGCCTCTA
The sequence above is a segment of the Streptococcus suis genome. Coding sequences within it:
- the mutS gene encoding DNA mismatch repair protein MutS, whose product is MATEKISPGMQQYLDIKAQYPDAFLLFRMGDFYELFYEDAVEAAQILELSLTSRNKNADNPIPMAGVPYHAAQQYIDMLVELGHKVAIAEQMEDPKQAVGVVKREVVQVITPGTVTDSSKMGADSNFLVAIERSGAHFALSYMDVATGQFFVTSLDDFASLCGEIRNLRAREVVIGFTLSEEEEQVFANQMNLLLSFEDEVADDVHLIDQSLTDLEKAAAGKLLSYLHRTQMRDLAHLQKVVHYEIKDYLQMDYATKSSLDLLENGRTGKKHGSLYWLMDETKTAMGMRLLRTWIDRPLIDQGRIEARQAVVQVFLDYFFERSDLIEALKGVYDIERLASRVSFGKTLPKDLLQLSQTLGNVPAIKNILSQMGEPAMASLVQGLDPIPELHALISYAIDPEANGPITDGNIIKTGFDEKLDQYRLVMREGAGWIAEIEAKERTASGINNLKIDYNKKDGYYFHVTNSNLGNVPAHFFRKATLKNSERYGTEELSKIEGQMLEARDKSANLEYEIFMRIRQEVEKYIGRLQKLARTIATIDVLQSFAVVAEQERLVCPTFTEHRELTIDRGRHAVVEKVMGKQTYIPNSIHLDAETHMQLITGPNMSGKSTYMRQLAMIVIMAQMGSYVPADQAELPIFDAIFTRIGAADDLVSGQSTFMVEMMEANKAVRLATDRSLILFDELGRGTATYDGMALAQSIIEYIHDKIGAKTLFATHYHELTELGQTLEHLENVHVSTLEQNGQVTFLHKIAPGPADKSYGIHVAKIAGMPEDLLKRADNILQQLENHASSSQSSQPNLVSEPASGQLDLFAEISSHPVLDELQALDIHNMTPMEVMMVVAELKKKL